The Oncorhynchus mykiss isolate Arlee chromosome 5, USDA_OmykA_1.1, whole genome shotgun sequence DNA window atatTGACATGGGTAGTTTCGGTTGAAGGTTACCAGCGCTGCTTGTGCTTTTTGAACGGCTCCCTCCAACATGGTGCGGTCGTTCAGCATCTGTCTGAGAGCTGCAGGGTCCATCTCCAAAAGCATGCCTATGAGACAGAGTCCTTCTAAATTCTAACCATTACAGACCACTAACATGGTTTATGAAAGACAGCATTAGCAGTATCTGTGATATTACAGTTCACTCAATGAGCCATTTTGTTCTAGAGACTTATGTTTAAACAGTTTAGTGGTAAAGCTGCCACCATATTGCTTCGCCTTACAGATCTGCAAATATTAAAGGGCCAAAGGGAGAGTAGGGATCAAATTGGGACCGGCTAGTGGCAGGGCTAACCTGTAATGTCATTTGAGTGCACTGCGTCCATCTCCTGCACCAGTAGAAACAGCCTCTCTTCCAGCCTCTCTGTGTCATCGGCATCTGATGAGTCACTCACATCTGTCTCTTCCACACCCAGCCTACAGCAAATCAGGGTAGGGGAAACATAACACGCCATGAATAtcgttaaaaaaaaaactgcacattATAGGCTAAGTATCCCACACGTTATGGCCTGTGACTAGAGAGATATTAGATATTATTCTGGTATCACCATGTATTTACTATTGGATGTACAATAATGACACCATAAAATGGATGGAtaatgttatatattactgtataagTGAGGAACGCTGTCTTAGCCTTCTGTGTCAGGTTTCTAGGCTCTCCTTTCGAGACCAATGGCCCattcagaaacaacccctagtcCTGTATCCTCAAGGCTTTTAGGTAGACCTGAGTGTGGATACTGTAGGTGTAACCAATATGGCAGAAAAATATCATTAGTTCATCAGTGGCTACTATCAAATTGCTTATACCTACCCAACTCTAGGGTAATATGGGATGTATTTGGACAGGGTCTGCTTGACTGCCATATCTCAAATTAATGACGGCCATTAACAGAAAGTAGCCTAATCAGTCTAGTTTCCATCCATTCAGAGGTTCATCAGCGTTGTGTCTGGATATACAAACAAAGTTCTTCATAATATCTTTCTTCCCCACAATGATGTCAAGCTCCACACTCACTGCTGCAGTGTCTTCAAGGCCAGGTTCACCTGCTCCTCCAGTAGTGAGGGTTCTGAGAGAAGATGCAGCACCGCTTCTTTATGCTGCTCCAGTAGCATGCCTGGAGTGGTACATGGGTAAATACATGTTAGGGAAGCATTATAAGCTGTTGGTTCATAAAGGATCAGCCTGCGCTTGCACTGTATGGATTCGCATTGTATAGGGCAGGGGTCAGCAACAGGCGGCCAGCAAGGGATTTTCTTGGCCCCAAACATATTTttgtaataaaaaataattttagTTTTGGGTCAAAAAATagtaaaatcaccaggaattcagcaAAAATCAGGTCCAACAAAAAtcatcccgca harbors:
- the LOC110523983 gene encoding uncharacterized protein LOC110523983 isoform X2 — encoded protein: MLLELPGPVLTRMQQDEAMLTEALEKALRALQLPQGPSNTRMSKEEDEASASSDSLGEQLFELVDIYNTGHTQKITGMLLEQHKEAVLHLLSEPSLLEEQVNLALKTLQQLGVEETDVSDSSDADDTERLEERLFLLVQEMDAVHSNDITGMLLEMDPAALRQMLNDRTMLEGAVQKAQAALESIWIQEDKEITKSK